From the genome of Primulina eburnea isolate SZY01 chromosome 12, ASM2296580v1, whole genome shotgun sequence, one region includes:
- the LOC140807299 gene encoding myb family transcription factor PHL8-like — MSPQNDQTKEMNLVLSSDAKPRLKWTQELHQRFVDAVDELGGAEKATPKSLMRAMGIHGLTLYHLKSHLQKYRLGRSQQLQNCHQIKQENHRETRRNDHLITGMICDGARQQTNENMQISETLQMQMEVQRKLHEQIEVQRHLQLRIEAQGKYLQTVLKKAQEALTGYSSCSIEVEYAKAQLSELVSMVEYSGCQSSSISFLTQSEGLYPRNTSRKPLVHNRSSLESSVTSSESSDRMEGTHCKVENGKTDKGKRNSVELLLMEMHPKDKSGSSNECSSKKRSRTKTTEHDLLIDLNCKSLNSFDSGIEAIDLNCQGSELFNE, encoded by the exons ATGTCTCCTCAAAATGATCAAACTAAAGAAATGAACTTGGTTCTATCAAGTGATGCGAAGCCGAGATTGAAATGGACTCAAGAATTACATCAACGGTTCGTCGATGCTGTCGACGAGCTTGGTGGCGCAGAGA AGGCTACACCAAAATCTTTGATGAGGGCGATGGGAATTCATGGACTCACTTTGTATCATCTCAAGAGCCATTTGCAG AAATACAGGCTCGGAAGAAGTCAGCAGTTACAGAATTGCCACCAAATCAAACAAGAAA atcatcgTGAAACTCGGAGAAATGATCATTTGATTACAGGCATGATTTGTGATGGTGCACGTCAGCAGACTAATGA aaatatgcAGATATCCGAGACTTTACAAATGCAAATGGAGGTGCAGAGGAAACTACATGAACAAATAGAG GTGCAAAGACATTTGCAGCTAAGAATCGAAGCGCAAGGGAAGTACCTACAAACGGTCCTAAAAAAGGCGCAAGAAGCGCTTACAGGATACAGTTCTTGTTCCATTGAAGTGGAGTACGCGAAAGCTCAACTTTCGGAACTAGTTTCAATGGTGGAGTACTCCGGTTGTCAAAGTTCCTCAATCTCATTCTTGACACAAAGCGAAGGCTTGTATCCAAGAAACACTTCACGAAAACCATTAGTACATAATAGATCATCACTCGAAAGCTCGGTAACATCTTCTGAGAGCTCAGACAGGATGGAAGGAACACATTGTAAGGTCGAAAATGGAAAAACTGATAAAGGGAAGAGAAATTCTGTCGAGCTTTTGCTAATGGAAATGCATCCAAAGGATAAGAGTGGATCGTCAAACGAATGCAGCAGCAAGAAAAGGAGCAGAACCAAAACAACTGAGCATGATCTGTTGATCGATTTGAATTGCAAATCTTTGAATAGTTTTGATTCCGGCATAGAAGCCATAGACTTGAACTGCCAGGGGAGTGAAC